Within Pseudomonas cichorii, the genomic segment GAGTGCCCGGCTTGAGCGACGTTCGCAAGGCAATGGCTTCGTCATGGGTCCGAAGGTAAAGCAGGTTGGCGGGCCGATGTGCAGCGATGGGCAACTGCCGAGCCCGGCCACCGGTGGCAATCAGCAGGCGGGCATAATCCAGCCAGTTTCCGTCTGCCAGTTGCAGGCGATGGCGGGACGGGTCCAGAGCTGTCACCGGGTTGCCCGACAAATGCTCGATATTCAGTTCGGCCAGTCGGGCCTCATCGCAGAGGCTGCATGCAGCAAGGTCCATCGTGCCCTTGAGCAATTCCTTGGACAGTGGCGGACGTTCGTAGGGCAGGTGCCTTTCATCACCGATCAGCACCAGACGACCGCTGTAACCCTCGGCCCGCAGAGTCAGGGCCGCACGGCCACCGGCATGCCCGGCGCCGATGATCACCAGTGGAGCGTCATGAGCAGGCATGGCGATTCCCCCTTTCATGAGGTGAGGCCGAGCAGGACACGTCCCGCTTCGACCCGGACCCGGTAGGTCTTGAGATTGACGCAGACCGGAGCCCCCAAGGCCTGGCCGGAGCGGTAATCGAAGCGTCCATTGTGTTTGGGGCACTCGATCACATGCGCCATCACCAGCCCGTCGGCCAGGTGAATGGCCTCATGGGAGCACAGGCCGTCGGTGGCGAAAAACTCACTGTCGGCAGAGCGGTAAACCGCATAGGTGCGCTGGGCATGGTCGAAACGAATGACGTCTTCTTCGTCTATGTCGTCCACAGCGCATACGTCGATCCATTGGTCGGTCATGGCAATCTCTCTTGTTGTTTTTCGTGGGATCCAGCGAGGGGCCGTTCAGGACTCGGCAAGTGCCTGTTCACTGCTTTCCCGTAACGGGCGGCGAACGAAGTAGGTCGGGTCCTTGCGCTGTTTCCAGACCGTTGGAAAAATTTCTCTGAAAGCCTCGAACAGGCTGCGATAAGGCGGCGGGCAATCGTCGATTATTTCCGCGTGAAGTTGCGGCAGGGCGTGATAAGGCACCATGGGAAACATATGATGTTCCAGGTGATAGTTCATGTTCATGTAGAGGAACCGAAGCACAGGGTTCATATAAATGGTTCGGCAGTTAGTGCGGTGGTCCAATGTATCTTCGGCCAGCCCTACATGTTGTGTAATACCGAAAAGATAGGAAAGCCAGCCGCCATAAAGTGCCGGTAGACCGATAAACATCAAAGGCAGCCAACTGTGCAGATAGAGTGCGGTCATGAGGGTCAGGGCATAAATCACCAGCCAGATCCGCGCCGCACGAAAGACCTTGGGCAGCTCGGATTCAGGGATGAAATCCCGTTCTTCATCACTCGCATGGCCCTGGGCATGGCGCAGGACACCGCGAAAGGTGTCCAGTGCGCGGGGCAGGCTGCACAGGTTCAGAAACATCTTCAACAGACTGGGTGGACGCGGTTCGACGATCTCCGGGTCCCGACCGACAATGATGGTATCGGTGTGGTGCCTGGCATGACTCCAGCGCCAGACATGGGGTTCAAACAGGCACATGAAGCTGGCGACATGATAAACGGCATCGTTCATCCAGCGGGTCTTGAAGGCCGTGCCATGCCCGGTTTCATGCCAGCGGGCATTGGAGGCGCTGCCATAGAGCACGCCATAGACAATGAAGAACGGCACGCAGGCCCAGCTTCCCCAGAACCAGTAGCCACCCCAACCGGACAGCCCCAGCGTCAGAAACCACAGCGCGGTATCACGCAGGGCCGGACCATCGCGGCGTTGCATCAACTCTTTCATGCGCTTGCGAGAGACAGGGCATTGATACCAGGTTGCCGATACCAGACCTTTTTGCGCGGCACGTGCTGCCTCTGGGCCGGTCAGTCGATAATCCCGACGCGTGTATTGAATACCCTGTTCAAAGGCTGAATCGTGTTCAGGCATTTTATTATTCTCCGCAAGCATGTTTATTGTTGGAACTTGCCGCGATGTTTGTTTGATTGCATCGCTGGAGAAAAGAGTAGGCAGTTGCAATAAATCGCTCAATCCCTTGAATACATTCTCTATCAAGCTATCATCCAGAGCCTGAGTGGCATGATAGTTTTCTATCAAGGGATCAACTATGAATAACAAGAAACGTCCTACGATTGCCACGGTGGCCGAACGCGCCGGCTTGAGTGTGGCCACCGTGGACCGGGTGCTCAACGACAGGGCTCCGGTCAGCCCGCAAACCGCCGAACAGGTGTTGCAGGCCGCCGAAGCGGTCGGTTATTTCGCCGCCCGCCTGATCGGCCAGCGACTGCGCGAGCGTCGCCCTCACTATCGTTTCGGCATTCTGCTGCTGGGCACTGCGCAGGAGTTCTACGCCAACCTTGCAGCGGCCATCAACGAAGCCGCCCGAGCCTGGACCGATGCCAATCTCAGCTGCCACTTCGAGTACATCACCGACCGTACCCCGGCCGTGATTGCCGGACAGATCGAACAACTGGCGGTGAAATATGACGGGCTGGGTGTCGTCAGTTTCGCTCATCCGCTGATCAACCAGACCATCCTGCAGATACGCGCCGCCGGGGTGCCGATAGTGGCCTTGCTGTCGGACTTCCACGAGACCCCGCAAGGGCCTTATGTCGGCCAGGACAACCATGCATTCGGGCGCACCATGGGCTGGCTGGTCGCCCATATCTCGGGTGCCCGCGAAGGATGCGTCGGGGTGCTGATGGGCGGCCATCGCTTTCTCGGGCATCAGGCCCGCGTCGACGGCCTGCGCAGCTACCTCACGCAACACGCACCGCACCTGCGCCTGCTGGAGCCGCTGGTGAACATGGATAACGACGACATCACCGAAGAAGCCACCCTCGACCTGCTGGCCCGCCATGACGACCTGCGCGGACTGTGCGTAGTAGGTGGGGGTGGCGACGGCATTATCAAAGCACTGGCCCAGTTACCCGAGCGGCCGTCGATCTGCAGCATCCTGCTGGAATCGACGTCCAGCTCGCATCAGGCGCTTGAGCAGGGCGTAGTCAGTCTGGTGATCGATTCGCAGCCACTGCTGATCGGCACTTCCCTGATCCGGCTGCTGGTCGAGTTGCAGGCAGCGCCAGTCTTTGATCCAAAGCGGCATTGTGTGCATGTGCCTTTGCAGATTGTGACGAGTGAGAATAGTGGGGCTTTGGGCTGTTGAGGTATGGCCGATGCTTTTGGCTTTTGGAGTGGCATCCCTGCGCCTTGCTGAATTTCATTACTACTTTCCCTGTGCTTGTAGCCGTGCAATAGCCCTGGATTCTTCAGATGTTTAGGGTAGGCAGTTTTAGGGCGGTGGGTTTCCTGTGTCAATGTTTGCTGAATATTGTTGTTGGCCAAGGGTGGCTTTGGGGTGGGTGCTGTGAGTTGCGATTGGCAGAAATCGGCCACCAGCAGTCTCTCGAACGCATCCAGCTAGAAGGATTCAATGCTTCAAGTATCCATCGCCTACGTAACCAGGAGATACAAAATTTATTGGCGTCTTATCTATGGTAATTATGGTTGCAATAGGGTGGCTTTCGGGCTCTCGTGGAAAATAAACAACCAATGCTTTATCTTCAAAAACTGTTAGAACTGACCATTTCTTTTTGCTGATATCCACTAAAGGAAGATTTTCTCCATAGTTCCGCATCACCTCAATTGCTCTAGCCTCACCCTTTAAGGAAGATGCTGAGTAAAAAATCATGACTGTAGAAGCGACTATTATCACCCCCCAAAACCTATTACTTAGAAAATCTTTGTATCTAACCACGATAACTGCGACACCCAGTCCGATCACGTAGGTCGACGGGGCTAAAATCATGTTTAATAAATACATTGCTTCAGATGCTAGCTGATAGATTTTTGTACGCATAACATATGTAGTCATGATTATAAGCGCTAGATATGTTAATATTATAAAGCTCACCACCTTGTCAAACAAAGAAGACGAAATGATTTTTATCGAGATTCCGAAGGCTAGACTCATAAGCATGATGCCGCTCATTGTCGCTGCTGAGTGCATAGAAAAATAGCTGGTTGGTAAAAATGGTGTATACCATTTCAACCCGAACGCTGTGTAATAAGTTTGTATTTCAAGAAAGCCATAAACGAAGGATGCCAAATAAACTAATGCTGCTGCTCCGCCTAGTTCAGCCACTTTACCTAATATATTTGCTTCGGCGCTCATGCTACTTAGACCTTATCGTTTGAGATGCGCACACTAAAATGTGCTTTTTGATTTTCGCGAAAATCTTAAGTCAATTTTTTATGCGCTTAAAATGACTGGCTCAGCGTAGAAAAGCTATACGGCATTAACGATCCTCTCAATTCGCCTAGTTAATTCAAAAACTTCAACCGATAGGAGATTATACTCATCTGTAACAGGTCTGCGTTTTGGCAAGAGAATATATGGCTTCGAGCTGAATTAGTCGCGCCTGTAAATGGGGTCAAGGCTCTGGCATTAGAAACTCCAGTCGCTAAGTTTGATCCTGTAGTTTTCCTCAAGAA encodes:
- a CDS encoding LacI family DNA-binding transcriptional regulator, with the protein product MNNKKRPTIATVAERAGLSVATVDRVLNDRAPVSPQTAEQVLQAAEAVGYFAARLIGQRLRERRPHYRFGILLLGTAQEFYANLAAAINEAARAWTDANLSCHFEYITDRTPAVIAGQIEQLAVKYDGLGVVSFAHPLINQTILQIRAAGVPIVALLSDFHETPQGPYVGQDNHAFGRTMGWLVAHISGAREGCVGVLMGGHRFLGHQARVDGLRSYLTQHAPHLRLLEPLVNMDNDDITEEATLDLLARHDDLRGLCVVGGGGDGIIKALAQLPERPSICSILLESTSSSHQALEQGVVSLVIDSQPLLIGTSLIRLLVELQAAPVFDPKRHCVHVPLQIVTSENSGALGC
- a CDS encoding MocE family 2Fe-2S type ferredoxin, with amino-acid sequence MTDQWIDVCAVDDIDEEDVIRFDHAQRTYAVYRSADSEFFATDGLCSHEAIHLADGLVMAHVIECPKHNGRFDYRSGQALGAPVCVNLKTYRVRVEAGRVLLGLTS
- a CDS encoding fatty acid desaturase family protein → MPEHDSAFEQGIQYTRRDYRLTGPEAARAAQKGLVSATWYQCPVSRKRMKELMQRRDGPALRDTALWFLTLGLSGWGGYWFWGSWACVPFFIVYGVLYGSASNARWHETGHGTAFKTRWMNDAVYHVASFMCLFEPHVWRWSHARHHTDTIIVGRDPEIVEPRPPSLLKMFLNLCSLPRALDTFRGVLRHAQGHASDEERDFIPESELPKVFRAARIWLVIYALTLMTALYLHSWLPLMFIGLPALYGGWLSYLFGITQHVGLAEDTLDHRTNCRTIYMNPVLRFLYMNMNYHLEHHMFPMVPYHALPQLHAEIIDDCPPPYRSLFEAFREIFPTVWKQRKDPTYFVRRPLRESSEQALAES